In one window of Cellulophaga sp. HaHa_2_95 DNA:
- a CDS encoding peptidase m28 gives MNTKKSLLAIAAIALFALSSCTSTSSSDDDKLYEENAVDKSEIKILPQG, from the coding sequence ATGAACACAAAAAAATCCCTCCTAGCAATCGCAGCAATCGCATTATTCGCATTATCTTCTTGTACTTCTACAAGTTCAAGTGATGACGATAAATTATATGAAGAAAATGCGGTAGATAAAAGTGAAATAAAAATTCTACCTCAAGGATAA
- the tsaE gene encoding tRNA (adenosine(37)-N6)-threonylcarbamoyltransferase complex ATPase subunit type 1 TsaE: MEKEYKQKEIKEIAKLIINHSPSKKICFHGEMGAGKTTLIKAIVKELGGQGEASSPTFGIVNEYNDAQNNTLAYHFDFYRLNDESEALDFGVEDYLYSNHWVFMEWPDKIGSLIPEDATHLYISIRDTTTRILKIPS, from the coding sequence ATGGAAAAGGAATATAAGCAAAAGGAAATTAAAGAAATAGCCAAGTTAATTATCAACCACTCGCCTTCTAAAAAGATATGCTTTCATGGCGAAATGGGAGCTGGTAAAACTACCTTAATAAAGGCTATTGTAAAAGAACTTGGCGGACAAGGCGAAGCAAGTAGTCCTACTTTTGGAATTGTGAATGAATATAATGATGCACAAAACAATACGTTAGCCTATCATTTTGATTTTTATAGATTAAATGATGAATCTGAGGCCTTAGATTTTGGCGTGGAAGATTACCTGTACTCTAATCATTGGGTTTTTATGGAATGGCCAGATAAAATTGGAAGTCTAATTCCTGAGGATGCTACTCACCTATACATTTCTATACGGGATACCACTACCAGAATCCTTAAAATCCCATCTTAA